The sequence below is a genomic window from Sphingobacterium sp. ML3W.
ACACCGTGCCAAAGAGGTCACTGCATAGTGTAAAGAGGTAGGCCACTAATCCGAAAATTGCACCTGCCACAACTGAATAAAGTATGGATGATGTATTTATTGCAGGTATGTCCTCTTGAATATGGTAATGTGTGTGGGCTACATTCCATAGGGAACATGTATAGTTGGCGATAAAGGCAACGAGTATACTTGGGATCAGTGCTTTTAATCTGGACTTTCCCCCTGTGATGACCTCTAATCCAAATAATGCTCCGGCCCAAGGTGTCCCAAAAATAGAAGCAAATCCGGCACTAATTCCAATTATAATTAAAATTTTCCGGTCATCATGATTGAGCTTCAAAACTCTTGTGCATTGATCAGCAATAGCTCCTCCGATTTGTACTGCTGTCCCTTCTCTTCCTGCCGATCCTCCAAAAAGGTGGGTGAGTAACGTACTGAACAAAACCAAAGGAGCCATTTTTAAAGGGATTGGATGTTCACTTTGGTAATATTCTTTAAGTAAAAGGTTATTACCCTTGTCCGATACACCACCGTAGTAGTAATATAATAGGCCAATGGTCAATCCTGCTAGGGGTAAGCCTAAAATAATCAAAGGATGGGCCTCTCTATAATTGGTTACCCAAGACAAACTTGTTAGAAAGAAGGCGGAAATGGAACCAACGACGCTACCGACTACTGCGGTAATCAATAGCCATTTTAGGGCTGTGATCGTTATTGTACGAAACGAATTTTCTGAAAGGTTACTGTTTTTTGCTAACATGTCTACTTGATAATATCATACACCATTACAAACGGTACAGCTTGTACCATCTAAAGTAGACGTCATCAGCTTCTTAAAGCGGTTTAGGGCAGACATCATTGCCTTATTTAGGTAAAATTAAATAAAACGGATGATTAATGCAACCCAACCCACGATCATTAAGAGTCCTCCTAGTGGTGTG
It includes:
- a CDS encoding voltage-gated chloride channel family protein encodes the protein MLAKNSNLSENSFRTITITALKWLLITAVVGSVVGSISAFFLTSLSWVTNYREAHPLIILGLPLAGLTIGLLYYYYGGVSDKGNNLLLKEYYQSEHPIPLKMAPLVLFSTLLTHLFGGSAGREGTAVQIGGAIADQCTRVLKLNHDDRKILIIIGISAGFASIFGTPWAGALFGLEVITGGKSRLKALIPSILVAFIANYTCSLWNVAHTHYHIQEDIPAINTSSILYSVVAGAIFGLVAYLFTLCSDLFGTVFKKIAYPPLRPFIGGLILVLSIWFLGSTKYIGLGIPTILASFDSPLNSYDFLIKLLLTTFTLSAGFKGGEVTPLFFIGAALGNALFGIIPLPLGLLAAMGFIAVFAGATNTPFACLLMGIELFGYEASIYFGIACCIAYFFSGANGIYSSQILKGPKHHFYLHLKRRRSGIQEKLKKFKKYKNT